The proteins below are encoded in one region of Oncorhynchus clarkii lewisi isolate Uvic-CL-2024 chromosome 33, UVic_Ocla_1.0, whole genome shotgun sequence:
- the LOC139392977 gene encoding fap1 adhesin-like → MRVVHISDTVSNCNKVHISDTVSNKVHMSDTVSNCNKVHISDTVSNKVHISDTVSNCNKVHISDTVSNKVHMSDTVSNCNKVHISDTVSNKVHISDTVSNCNKVHISDTVSNKVHISDTVSNCNKVHISDTVSNKVHISDTVSNCNKVHISDTVSNKVHISDTVSNCNKVHISDTVSNCNKVHISDTVSNKVHISDTVSNCNKVHISDTVSDKVHISDTVSNCNKVHISDTVSNCNKVHISDTVSNKVHISDTVSSSNKVHISDTVSNKVHISDTVSNCNKVRISDTVSNKVHISDTVSNKVHISDTVSNCNKVHISDTVSNKLHISDTVSNCNKVHISDTVSNCNKVHISDTVSNKVHISDTVSNCNKVHISDTVSNKVHISDTVSNKVHISDTVSNKVHISDTVSNCNKVHISDTVSNCNKVHISDTVSNKVHISDTVSNKVHISDTVSSCNKLHISDTVSNCNKLHISDTVSNCNKLHISDTVSNCNKLHISDTVSNKVHISDTVSNCNKLHISDTVSNCNKLHISDTVSNCNKLHISDTVSNCNKLHISDTVSNKVHISDTVSNCNKLHISDTVSNCNKLHISDTVSNKVHISDTFSNKVHISDTVSNCNKLHISDTVSNCNKVHISDTVSNCNKVHISDTVSNCNKLHISDTVSNKVHISDTVSNCNKVHISDTVSNCNKVHISDTVSNCNKLHISDTVSNCNKLHISDTVSNCNKLHISDTVSNKVHISDTVSNCNKLHISDTVSNCNKLHISDTVSNCNKLHISDTVSNCNKVHISDTVSNCNKVHISDTVSNCNKLHISDTVSNCNKVHISDTVSNCNKVHISDTVSNKVKTTPDPFCVQCYPTPTPKTTPDPFCVQCYPTPPPPPTPTCN, encoded by the coding sequence ATGAGAGTGGTTCACATCTCAGACACCGTCTCCAACTGCAACAAGGTTCACATCTCAGACACCGTCTCCAACAAGGTTCACATGTCAGACACCGTCTCCAACTGCAACAAGGTTCACATCTCAGACACCGTCTCCAACAAGGTTCACATCTCAGACACCGTCTCCAACTGCAACAAGGTTCACATCTCAGACACCGTCTCCAACAAGGTTCACATGTCAGACACCGTCTCCAACTGCAACAAGGTTCACATCTCAGACACCGTCTCCAACAAGGTTCACATCTCAGACACCGTCTCCAACTGCAACAAGGTTCACATCTCAGACACCGTCTCCAACAAGGTTCACATCTCAGACACCGTCTCCAACTGCAACAAGGTTCACATCTCAGACACCGTCTCCAACAAGGTTCACATCTCAGACACCGTCTCCAACTGCAACAAGGTTCACATCTCAGACACCGTCTCCAACAAGGTTCACATCTCAGACACCGTCTCCAACTGCAACAAGGTTCACATCTCAGACACCGTCTCCAACTGCAACAAGGTTCACATCTCAGACACCGTCTCCAACAAGGTTCACATCTCAGACACCGTCTCCAACTGCAACAAGGTTCACATCTCAGACACCGTCTCAGACAAGGTTCACATCTCAGACACCGTCTCCAACTGCAACAAGGTTCACATCTCAGACACCGTCTCCAACTGCAACAAGGTTCACATCTCAGACACCGTCTCCAACAAGGTTCACATCTCAGACACCGTCTCCAGCTCCAACAAGGTTCACATCTCAGACACCGTCTCCAACAAGGTTCACATCTCAGACACCGTCTCCAACTGCAACAAGGTTCGCATCTCAGACACCGTCTCCAACAAGGTTCACATCTCAGACACCGTCTCCAACAAGGTTCACATCTCAGACACCGTCTCCAACTGCAACAAGGTTCACATCTCAGACACCGTCTCCAACAAACTTCACATCTCAGACACCGTCTCCAACTGCAACAAGGTTCACATCTCAGACACCGTCTCCAACTGCAACAAGGTTCACATATCAGACACCGTCTCCAACAAGGTTCACATCTCAGACACCGTCTCCAACTGCAACAAGGTTCACATCTCAGACACCGTCTCCAACAAGGTTCACATATCAGACACCGTCTCCAACAAGGTTCACATATCAGACACCGTCTCCAACAAGGTTCACATCTCAGACACCGTCTCCAACTGCAACAAGGTTCACATCTCAGACACCGTCTCCAACTGCAACAAGGTTCACATCTCAGACACCGTCTCCAACAAGGTTCACATCTCAGACACCGTCTCCAACAAGGTTCACATCTCAGACACCGTCTCCAGCTGCAACAAACTTCACATCTCAGACACCGTCTCCAACTGCAACAAACTTCACATCTCAGACACCGTCTCCAACTGCAACAAACTTCACATCTCAGACACCGTCTCCAACTGCAACAAACTTCACATCTCAGACACCGTCTCCAACAAGGTTCACATCTCAGACACCGTCTCCAACTGCAACAAACTTCACATATCAGACACCGTCTCCAACTGCAACAAACTTCACATATCAGACACCGTCTCCAACTGCAACAAACTTCACATCTCAGACACCGTCTCCAACTGCAACAAACTTCACATCTCAGACACTGTCTCCAACAAGGTTCACATCTCAGACACCGTCTCCAACTGCAACAAACTTCACATCTCAGACACCGTCTCCAACTGCAACAAACTTCACATCTCAGACACCGTCTCCAACAAGGTTCACATCTCAGACACCTTCTCCAACAAGGTTCACATCTCAGACACCGTCTCCAACTGCAACAAACTTCACATCTCAGACACCGTCTCCAACTGCAACAAGGTTCACATCTCAGACACCGTCTCCAACTGCAACAAGGTTCACATATCAGACACCGTCTCCAACTGCAACAAACTTCACATCTCAGACACCGTCTCCAACAAGGTTCACATATCAGACACCGTCTCCAACTGCAACAAGGTTCACATCTCAGACACCGTCTCCAACTGCAACAAGGTTCACATCTCAGACACCGTCTCCAACTGCAACAAACTTCACATCTCAGACACCGTCTCCAACTGCAACAAACTTCACATCTCAGACACCGTCTCCAACTGCAACAAACTTCACATCTCAGACACCGTCTCCAACAAGGTTCACATCTCAGACACCGTCTCCAACTGCAACAAACTTCACATATCAGACACCGTCTCCAACTGCAACAAACTTCACATATCAGACACCGTCTCCAACTGCAACAAACTTCACATCTCAGACACCGTCTCCAACTGCAACAAGGTTCACATATCAGATACCGTCTCCAACTGCAACAAGGTTCACATCTCAGACACCGTCTCCAACTGCAACAAACTTCACATCTCAGACACCGTCTCCAACTGCAACAAGGTTCACATCTCAGACACCGTCTCCAACTGCAACAAGGTTCACATCTCAGACACCGTCTCCAACAAG